One Microplitis mediator isolate UGA2020A chromosome 3, iyMicMedi2.1, whole genome shotgun sequence DNA segment encodes these proteins:
- the LOC130664611 gene encoding protein RER1, translating into MMQDEDLGGPAKRNPVFQAVTRISQIYQGYLDLWTPHTISRWIFAGFLVLVFVLRILIVQGWYIIIYALGIYHLNLFIGFLTPKSDPAMDYDDGEGPELPTKANEEFRPFIRRLPEFKFWHSVTKSTLVALSCTMFEVFNIPVFWPILVMYFITLFCITMKRQIKHMIKYRYLPFTHGKPKYQNHDGNTRVPAK; encoded by the exons ATGATGCAAGATGAGGATCTTGGAGGTCCTGCTAAAAGGAATCCTGTTTTCCAAGCTGTCACGAGGATATCACag atttatcAAGGTTACTTAGATCTTTGGACACCACATACAATATCCAGATGGATTTTTGCTGGATTTTTAGTTCTTGTATTTGTATTACGTATTCTTATAGTGcag GGATGGTATATTATCATCTATGCCTTGGGTATCTATCatcttaatttattcataGGATTCCTTACGCCGAAGAGTGATCCAGCGATGGATTACgacg ACGGAGAAGGTCCGGAATTGCCAACAAAAGCTAACGAAGAGTTCCGACCATTTATTAGACGACTACCGGAATTCAAATTCTGGCACTCAGTAACTAAATCGACTTTAGTAGCATTAAGTTGTACGATGTTTGAAGTCTTCAACATTCCCGTCTTCTGGCCAATATTAGTTATGTATTTCATTACGTTGTTCTGCATTACGATGAAACGACAAATCAAG cATATGATAAAATATCGTTACTTGCCTTTTACTCATGGCAAACCAAAGTACCAAAATCACGATGGCAACACGAGGGTACCAGCTAAATGA
- the LOC130664609 gene encoding TD and POZ domain-containing protein 2-like, with amino-acid sequence MSIEFEDVNTIRYEWKATVFKGIICLYSDQFTMKGINNNMSFNICLIFGIYNPNKIDVSIKKSNIDLVKATVHLSVPDQCEQVREIDGWKDICYFKDFLTFPGQLNKRQMYDSVAGNSYVYDVNIVCKITLHNYIKDVSPNNFYDELQHFYKSTNFSDITLIVGDTEIPAHRVILSANSPVFATMLLSDMKQSRQNFISIDKIDMEVTLEMLNFFYKGVTKASFDTDFALKMLEASDMYQANKLKNICEMTLLRNMTVENILTIVDIADDYNALELRRNAIRFIVSNSEKVFGLKKFEELFYRKPRLMFELMCTIDIKLRVHVYMFADHSMSYYML; translated from the exons ATGAGTATTGAATTCGAAGATGTAAATACAATACGTTACGAATGGAAAGCAACAGTATTCAAAGGAATCATCTGTTTATATTCAGATCAATTTACAATGAAAGGTATCAACAATAACATGTCATTCAATATATGTCTGATATTCGGAATATATAACCCAAATAAAATAGACGtgtccataaaaaaatcaaacattGATCTTGTAAAAGCAACAGTACATCTATCGGTGCCAGATCAGTGCGAGCAGGTCCGGGAAATCGATGGTTGGAAGGACATTTGTTACTTCAAAGACTTCCTGACATTTCCTGGTCAATTAAATAAACGTCAAATGTACGATTCAGTTGCTGGTAATTCCTACGTCTACGACGTCAACATCGTCTGCAAAATAACTCTgcacaattatataaaagatgTATCACCAAATAACTTTTACGACGAGCTTCAGCATTTTTACAAGTCAACAAACTTCAGTGACATCACTCTGATTGTCGGTGACACTGAAATTCCAGCTCATCGAGTTATTTTATCAGCAAATAGTCCAGTCTTTGCTACGATGCTTCTCTCGGATATGAAGCAGTcaagacaaaattttattagtatagACAAAATAGACATGGAAGTTACTCTGGagatgttgaattttttttacaagggTGTTACTAAAGCAAGTTTTGATACAGACTTTGCTCTTAAGATGTTGGAAGCTTCTGATATGTATCAggcaaataaattaaaaaatatttgcgaaATGACTTTATTAAGAAATATGactgttgaaaatattttaacaattgtTGATATTGCTGATGATTATAACGCTTTGGAATTACGTAGAAATGCTATAAGATTTATTGTTAGTAACAGTGAAAAAGTATTtggacttaaaaaatttgaagaattGTTTTACAGAAAGCCGCGATTGATGTTTGAGCTAATGTGTACTattg ACATCAAGTTAAGAGTACACGTATATATGTTTGCTGATCATAGTATGTCATATTATATGTTGTGa
- the LOC130665206 gene encoding speckle-type POZ protein B-like: MDIQPEECWSVSHEWKAVVLYGIDRLYSNQFKIKNIEDIAFTIGMKMNEQKTHFEVWVQKSNVELLKASIHLSVKDKCAKTKVVDEWKDICSFKNFLLFPSQVVARQAYDFNGRALSHNVYDVTINCKIVLHDYMQAPMFDNLYEDLQQFLKSQELSDVTLVVGEVEIPAHKVVLAAHSPVFKAMLLSGMKEAKQGEIEIKNVDADIISEMLEYFYKGETKASFDTEVALKMIELADIYQIEKLKNICQNTLLNNMSIDNIFDIVDVADDHNIEELRDQAIKFMVKYSDRVFALKRFEQLFYKKSELMFELMTAVGKKK, translated from the coding sequence ATGGATATTCAACCTGAAGAGTGTTGGAGTGTCAGCCATGAATGGAAAGCAGTTGTACTTTACGGAATTGACCGTTTGTattcaaatcaatttaaaataaaaaatattgaggaTATTGCATTTACTATTGGCATGAAGATGAATGAGCAAAAGACTCATTTTGAAGTATGGGTTCAGAAATCAAATGTGGAATTATTGAAAGCTTCTATTCATTTGTCGGTCAAAGATAAATGTGCAAAAACGAAAGTTGTTGATGAATGGAAAGACATTTGTtcgttcaaaaactttttattatttccttCCCAGGTCGTAGCTCGGCAAGCCTACGATTTTAATGGTCGAGCTCTTAGTCATAATGTTTACGATGTTactattaattgtaaaatagtTTTGCATGATTATATGCAAGCTCCGATGTTTGATAATTTGTATGAGGACCTTCAGCAGTTTCTTAAATCTCAAGAATTAAGCGACGTTACTCTAGTGGTTGGTGAAGTTGAAATACCAGCTCACAAAGTTGTCCTCGCTGCTCACAGCCCAGTTTTTAAAGCCATGTTATTGTCTGGTATGAAGGAAGCTAAACAAGGAGagatagaaattaaaaatgttgacGCTGACATTATCTCGGAAAtgcttgaatatttttacaaaggAGAAACCAAAGCCAGCTTTGACACAGAAGTTGCATTGAAGATGATAGAACTAGCAGACATTTATCAAATTGAAAAGCTCAAGAATATCTGCCAGAATACTTTGCTGAACAATATGTCCattgataatattttcgaCATCGTTGATGTTGCAGATGACCATAATATTGAAGAATTACGTGACCAAGCtattaaatttatggtaaaataTAGCGACAGAGTTTTTGCATTGAAAAGATTTGAACAACTGTTTTATAAGAAATCAGAATTAATGTTCGAATTAATGACTGctgttggtaaaaaaaaataa